A single region of the Salicibibacter cibi genome encodes:
- a CDS encoding RraA family protein: MEEFANLPTTPVSDGLDGKNHMDIGIKPLSDDWHMYGRAFTVDAPAGENISVLEGIYNAKPGDVLVVDGKRWTANALAGDFVIGLAKTLGLHGIVIDGVTRDIEDIRELEFPVFTRGTTTAASKKTKEGKVNVPVTVGGVEVNPGDIVVGDVDGVVIVPADQASEVAEKAKARIEKDEKREADYGGSKEKAKEYIENFLRNNKK; the protein is encoded by the coding sequence ATGGAGGAATTTGCGAATTTGCCGACAACGCCGGTTTCAGATGGATTGGACGGGAAGAATCACATGGATATCGGCATCAAACCGTTGTCTGACGATTGGCACATGTATGGGCGGGCGTTCACGGTTGATGCACCTGCGGGTGAAAATATTTCCGTGTTGGAAGGGATATATAATGCAAAGCCGGGAGACGTGCTCGTTGTCGACGGCAAAAGATGGACAGCGAACGCGCTCGCCGGGGATTTTGTCATCGGTTTGGCGAAAACGCTCGGTTTACACGGTATTGTGATTGACGGTGTCACACGAGATATTGAAGATATCCGTGAATTGGAGTTTCCTGTTTTCACGCGAGGAACGACGACAGCGGCGAGCAAAAAGACGAAAGAAGGAAAGGTTAATGTTCCAGTTACGGTTGGCGGCGTGGAAGTGAACCCCGGGGATATCGTCGTTGGCGATGTCGACGGTGTCGTTATCGTACCGGCGGATCAAGCGAGCGAAGTGGCCGAAAAAGCAAAAGCCCGCATTGAAAAAGATGAAAAAAGAGAAGCGGATTACGGCGGGAGTAAGGAAAAGGCGAAAGAATACATTGAAAATTTTTTGAGGAATAATAAGAAGTAA
- the smpB gene encoding SsrA-binding protein SmpB: protein MAKHEGKIIAQNRKARHDFFIEETFEAGIVLRGTEIKSIRAGKINIKESFARVENGEVILHQAHISPYEQGNRYNHDPVRERKLLLHKREIKQLIGKTQQQGYSIIPIKVYLKQGLAKVQIGLAKGKKKYDKRQALKEKDAKRQMDKAIGQRMKGMD, encoded by the coding sequence ATGGCTAAACATGAAGGAAAAATAATCGCCCAAAACAGAAAAGCGCGCCATGATTTTTTTATTGAAGAAACATTTGAAGCGGGAATTGTATTGCGCGGTACCGAGATCAAATCGATCCGCGCCGGAAAAATCAATATTAAAGAAAGCTTCGCACGCGTGGAGAATGGAGAAGTGATTTTACATCAGGCCCATATTAGCCCGTATGAGCAAGGAAATCGCTACAATCACGACCCGGTTCGCGAACGGAAATTGCTCCTTCACAAACGGGAAATCAAACAACTCATCGGCAAAACCCAGCAACAGGGATATTCGATCATTCCCATCAAAGTGTATTTAAAACAAGGACTGGCCAAAGTACAAATCGGACTCGCAAAAGGCAAAAAGAAATACGACAAACGCCAAGCGCTAAAAGAAAAAGATGCCAAACGACAAATGGACAAGGCGATCGGCCAGCGCATGAAAGGCATGGATTAA